CGTTGACGCCCTCCACGTTGTAGTCGTTGAGGAAGAGCTTCGCCTTCGGGTCGGCGGCGTGCGCCCAGCGGAAGGCGTCCGCGATGTACGACGGACCCAGCTCACGCAGCCAGATCGAGTTCCGCAGACTGCCGTCCTCCTCGAAGACCTCGTTGACCACGTCCCACTGCTGGATCTTCCCCTTGTACCGCTTCACCTCGGTGGTGATGTGGTTCCTGAGGATGCCGCGCAGCTCCGCCGCGCCGATCGTGCCGTCCGCCACCCCGGCCGTCAGCCAGCCCGGCAGCTGGCTGTGCCAGACCAGGGTGTGGCCGCGCACCACCTGCCCGTTCGCCCGCGCGAAACGGACCAGGTCGTCGGCGGCCTTCCAGTCGTACACCCCCCGCCGCGGCTCCACCGACTCCCACTTCATGACGTTCTCGGCGGTCACCGAGTTGAACTCACGGACCGTCGTTCTGCGGTACGTCCGGTCGTCCGCGAGGGCGGCCATGTCGACGGCCGTGCCGACGCGTACGCCGGCCCGGTCGGCGAGCGCCCTCAACGACGGGCCGGGCTGAACTCCGTGCGCCGAGGCCGGCTGCACGGCCACCACCGTGGACAGCAGGGCTCCGGCGACCACCCCGAGCACGGGCAGGCGAAAGCGGTTCAGGTACGTCATCAACAGGTCCCTTCTCAGATCCGGCGGCTCTCCAGCGGCCCCAGATACGTCGACGTCAACCCACCCGTGTCGATCACCAAGCGCTGCAGCACCACCGTCGGATCGACCATCCAGAACGTCAGCCGACGCACCCCGGGCCCGGCGACCGCGTGCCGGGTCGCCGTCACGTTCACGTTGTCCGAGGTGTTGCGCGCCCACTGCTTGTTCATGAGCCCGTCGTCGGCCCCGGTGGCGGCGTTGATGTCGACGACCTGGGGTTCTTCGCCGTCGAACGACACCCCGTACCGCAGACCGCCCGTCGGAAGCGTCGGATTCCTCGGCGAGACGTACGCCCGGACCGTCACCTCGTCCACGGCCGACAGGAGACTGACCTCATACTCCAGCCGCGGCCCCGCCCCGCCCGGCGTCTGGCGAGCCGCCGTCACGGGCCACGGCGTCACCCCCGCCCCCGTACGTCCGATCCGCTCGATCCGGCGCCAGCGCACGCGCCCGTCGGCCGACCCCGTCGCCCGCGCGTAGTGCTCCGCGTCGATCGCCACATAGCCGCCCGCCTCGACGAACCCCCGCAGCCCCCGCTCCACCCGCGCCGACGGCCTCTGGGCGACGGCCTTCACGGTGACCGAGGCCCCCGCCCCGCTCACCGTCAACGCCCCCTCCACGCGGCCCCCACCGTCCGGCAGCCGTCCCCAGTCCACCCGCACC
The DNA window shown above is from Streptomyces akebiae and carries:
- a CDS encoding endo-1,4-beta-xylanase — protein: MTYLNRFRLPVLGVVAGALLSTVVAVQPASAHGVQPGPSLRALADRAGVRVGTAVDMAALADDRTYRRTTVREFNSVTAENVMKWESVEPRRGVYDWKAADDLVRFARANGQVVRGHTLVWHSQLPGWLTAGVADGTIGAAELRGILRNHITTEVKRYKGKIQQWDVVNEVFEEDGSLRNSIWLRELGPSYIADAFRWAHAADPKAKLFLNDYNVEGVNAKSTAYYELAKRLRAEGVPVQGFGAQGHLAIQYGFPGQVAENLARFEALGMRTAFTEVDVRMILPVDEAKQATQAEYYRRLLDACLGARSCGSFTVWGFTDRYSWVPGVFEGQGAATPMDEEYGRKPAYGALREGLAAGR